In Dyadobacter sp. CECT 9275, the following proteins share a genomic window:
- a CDS encoding putative porin, producing MRIAFSFFVGIFCLIFIDRTAQAQIKMPGGVKLPSGGTSGATSGTGGTRTGTGGGGAILDDSTKTIYGPATTLHFYEKDILNNRDSVRYRVDTLLTNFQRWTPIEQSWGTLVDLGNVATASRNIFFQPREDIGKQLGMHAYDAYGIKPEEVEYYNTRSQHTEITFVSGARKTSLGRFGYTQNVNPRFNFGIKFQRLTSNKQYGTYSSVNTQAFLGQNWTFLAQTSFFSKNKKYLLLAHYRHLNQKVREQGGVIPDSTAGGEGIYDYEGAARISDDANSWERRQALHIYQQYRLVNGFQVFQQADYQTTINRYTDLDMSRGLEKGVYPGAYRDSTATRQDLYYKLFDNKIGIKGAFSGFNYRAYVRQRLYGLKTESQVTSTEGSPYTRYRSGLKFENMIGLWLGYYFKDSSQYLTAEGEHLVAKDLKLKGELTTRWAKAGYQTILWSPDMLMNYYNSNVFNWKNDFKLEWVNTVYGSIPLKTKKISFVPEMQYHLIRRHLYYDEEALPQQYDGLINLFRIGATTDVHLNRWNFSARTYYTLNDNKNIIRNPDFFGSGQVTFDFVYSKVLFIQLGLSAVYRSAYLAYAYMPVTQQFHLPSDLYKNQQTDGSVAADVFANLRITRVRLFLKFSHVNMGWPAAGYYQSPGYLALRRSFSFGILWPLFD from the coding sequence ATGAGAATTGCTTTTTCATTTTTCGTCGGGATTTTTTGCCTGATATTTATTGACCGCACCGCTCAGGCACAGATCAAAATGCCGGGAGGTGTAAAGTTGCCCTCGGGAGGTACTTCGGGAGCAACTTCCGGAACCGGCGGGACAAGAACAGGCACAGGAGGCGGGGGAGCCATTCTGGACGACAGTACCAAAACGATTTACGGCCCGGCTACTACACTGCATTTCTACGAAAAGGATATCCTCAACAACCGGGATTCGGTCCGTTACAGGGTGGATACTTTGCTTACCAATTTTCAGCGATGGACGCCCATTGAACAATCCTGGGGAACACTCGTGGACCTTGGAAATGTGGCTACGGCTTCAAGAAATATCTTCTTTCAGCCGCGTGAGGATATCGGCAAGCAGCTTGGCATGCACGCTTACGACGCCTACGGTATAAAACCCGAGGAGGTAGAATATTACAACACACGCTCGCAGCATACTGAAATAACATTTGTTTCGGGAGCCCGTAAAACTTCACTGGGACGATTTGGTTATACCCAGAACGTAAACCCGCGTTTCAACTTCGGTATCAAATTTCAACGGCTTACTTCCAACAAACAATATGGTACCTATAGCAGCGTAAATACACAAGCGTTTCTGGGACAGAACTGGACTTTCCTCGCCCAAACCAGCTTTTTCTCCAAAAATAAAAAGTACCTCCTTCTTGCGCACTACCGCCATCTTAACCAGAAAGTGAGAGAGCAAGGCGGTGTTATCCCGGATTCCACAGCTGGCGGTGAAGGAATTTATGACTACGAAGGAGCCGCGCGCATCAGCGACGATGCCAATTCATGGGAAAGACGCCAGGCACTGCACATATACCAGCAGTACCGGCTGGTGAACGGCTTCCAGGTTTTTCAGCAGGCCGACTACCAAACCACCATTAACCGATACACAGACCTGGATATGTCGCGCGGGCTGGAAAAAGGTGTTTATCCCGGAGCTTACCGGGATTCCACCGCAACGCGCCAGGATTTATATTATAAACTTTTTGATAATAAAATCGGTATCAAAGGGGCATTTTCAGGGTTTAACTACCGGGCCTATGTGCGCCAGAGGCTCTACGGACTAAAGACGGAGAGCCAGGTAACAAGTACGGAGGGCTCGCCATACACAAGATACCGGTCGGGCCTGAAATTTGAGAATATGATCGGGCTCTGGCTTGGATATTACTTCAAAGATTCGTCCCAATACCTGACGGCAGAAGGTGAGCATTTGGTTGCAAAAGACCTGAAGCTAAAGGGGGAACTTACCACACGCTGGGCAAAAGCCGGGTATCAGACCATCCTTTGGTCGCCGGATATGCTCATGAACTACTATAACAGCAACGTTTTTAATTGGAAAAATGATTTCAAACTGGAGTGGGTCAATACCGTTTACGGATCTATCCCGCTTAAGACCAAAAAGATATCTTTCGTTCCTGAAATGCAATATCACCTGATCCGACGACACTTATACTATGACGAAGAAGCCCTTCCGCAACAGTACGACGGACTGATCAATTTGTTCCGGATAGGTGCTACAACGGATGTTCACCTGAACCGCTGGAATTTTTCAGCAAGAACTTACTACACCCTGAATGACAATAAGAACATCATCAGAAACCCAGACTTTTTCGGAAGCGGACAGGTAACTTTTGATTTTGTGTATTCCAAAGTGCTCTTTATTCAGCTCGGACTTTCGGCAGTGTACCGGTCGGCTTACCTGGCCTATGCGTACATGCCCGTTACACAGCAATTTCACCTGCCTTCAGACCTCTACAAGAACCAGCAAACGGACGGATCCGTGGCTGCCGATGTTTTTGCCAATCTCAGAATTACGCGGGTACGCCTGTTCCTGAAGTTTTCTCATGTTAACATGGGCTGGCCCGCGGCAGGATATTACCAGTCGCCGGGGTATCTGGCCTTACGCAGGTCTTTCAGTTTTGGAATACTCTGGCCTCTGTTTGATTAA
- a CDS encoding SRPBCC family protein: MNDYQKHMETDQSAAVVYAALTEHIQHWWSTDLTGAAAQAGDSFTIGFGETRKTFKILEATPCTRVVWTCTKAYIDLNSLQNKGEWVGTRLVWTLDDRGENTTLTFLHEGLSPDLECYTVCEDGWNTFLASLGDYLATGKGAPFLKV; the protein is encoded by the coding sequence ATGAATGATTATCAAAAACACATGGAAACGGACCAGTCTGCAGCTGTGGTTTACGCAGCTTTAACCGAACATATCCAGCACTGGTGGAGCACCGATCTGACGGGTGCAGCGGCTCAGGCAGGGGACAGTTTTACCATTGGCTTTGGCGAAACTAGAAAAACGTTCAAAATCCTGGAAGCAACTCCCTGTACCCGTGTAGTATGGACCTGCACCAAAGCCTATATTGATTTGAACTCTCTGCAAAACAAGGGAGAATGGGTGGGCACCAGACTCGTCTGGACCTTAGACGACAGGGGAGAAAATACTACCTTAACTTTTCTACACGAGGGTTTAAGCCCCGATTTGGAATGTTACACGGTTTGTGAGGATGGCTGGAATACATTTCTTGCCAGCCTGGGGGATTATCTTGCAACGGGTAAAGGCGCCCCCTTTCTAAAAGTTTAG
- a CDS encoding FecR domain-containing protein encodes MKISKELVLLYFNNQCSVSQERQVVQWLAASVENTKQAMRWIDELTDEEEKLFLKMVLSSKDVWKETMSQIEENKPIEAKRSGKPGKIRILISNWLHHTYRNAALLAGVLMLIFAYYVYQKSRFADISTKMGEVKEHTLPDGSEIRLGSNSHVRYYYHQRNGERKLWLSGTARFHIKTVGNQPGFQLYLSGYDHIEAREAKIEVTETGPKCRISLLSGAAQLLTARRGKMERIDLKLHQPVEMERL; translated from the coding sequence ATGAAAATTTCAAAAGAACTGGTACTGCTCTATTTTAACAATCAGTGTTCTGTCTCGCAGGAAAGGCAGGTAGTACAATGGCTGGCCGCTTCGGTGGAAAATACAAAACAAGCCATGAGGTGGATTGATGAGCTGACGGATGAAGAGGAAAAGCTTTTTCTGAAAATGGTGCTTTCTTCCAAGGATGTCTGGAAAGAGACGATGTCTCAAATTGAGGAAAACAAACCCATAGAAGCGAAGCGCAGCGGAAAACCAGGCAAAATCAGGATTTTGATATCCAACTGGCTGCATCATACCTACCGGAACGCCGCTTTACTGGCTGGTGTGCTGATGCTCATTTTTGCGTATTATGTGTATCAAAAAAGCCGGTTTGCAGATATATCTACCAAAATGGGTGAAGTGAAGGAGCATACCTTGCCCGATGGCTCAGAAATAAGGCTGGGGAGCAACAGCCATGTCAGGTACTATTATCACCAGAGAAACGGAGAAAGAAAGTTATGGCTCAGTGGGACGGCGCGCTTTCATATTAAAACCGTAGGAAACCAGCCTGGATTCCAATTGTACCTATCCGGGTATGACCATATTGAAGCTCGTGAAGCAAAAATTGAGGTGACTGAAACCGGGCCAAAGTGCAGGATCTCCTTGCTGTCGGGAGCCGCGCAGCTCCTGACAGCAAGGAGAGGTAAGATGGAGCGGATTGACCTTAAGCTGCACCAGCCGGTTGAAATGGAACGCCTCTAG
- a CDS encoding GlxA family transcriptional regulator, producing MKQVIIVVPKGYANLSSVAGSFQILSRANTYWQKQGNQSRIEIRIAGFVPELKLDDGFFSIHPVNIDEIGKADLVIIPSISHTYDQILGENTSLIRWIGNQYKGGAEIASICTGAFLLAATGLLDGKSCSTHWNAADDFKRLFPKVNLLTDSLITVEPGIYTNGGAYSFLHLVLFLVERYFDRQTAIYCSKVFQIDMERASQSPFHIFQTQKKHGDELISRAQVYIEEHLSEKISFEQVASDLAISRRNFDRRFIKAVGNTPVEYLQRVKIEVAKSTLEKGRKSIFEVMHEVGYSDDKAFREVFKKITGLSPLDYRARFNKEVVLV from the coding sequence ATGAAACAAGTCATCATCGTGGTGCCGAAAGGATATGCCAACCTGAGCAGCGTGGCAGGTTCTTTTCAGATACTGAGCCGGGCTAATACCTATTGGCAAAAGCAGGGAAACCAATCAAGGATCGAAATTCGTATAGCAGGTTTTGTGCCGGAATTGAAACTGGATGACGGTTTCTTTTCCATTCATCCGGTAAATATTGACGAAATTGGGAAAGCAGATCTCGTCATCATCCCGTCTATTTCCCATACCTACGATCAGATCCTCGGTGAAAATACATCCCTCATCCGGTGGATCGGCAACCAGTACAAAGGTGGGGCTGAAATTGCCAGTATCTGTACGGGCGCTTTTTTGCTGGCTGCTACCGGCTTACTCGATGGTAAAAGTTGTTCAACACACTGGAATGCTGCGGACGATTTTAAGCGGCTGTTTCCAAAAGTCAACCTCTTGACCGATAGCCTGATCACCGTTGAGCCGGGAATTTATACTAACGGAGGAGCATACTCATTTTTGCACCTGGTGCTTTTTCTGGTGGAAAGGTACTTCGACAGACAAACAGCTATTTATTGTTCAAAAGTATTTCAGATCGATATGGAGAGGGCATCACAGTCACCATTTCATATTTTTCAAACACAAAAAAAGCACGGCGACGAATTGATCAGCAGGGCACAGGTGTATATCGAAGAGCATTTGAGTGAAAAAATTTCTTTTGAGCAGGTAGCTTCGGATCTGGCCATCAGCAGACGTAATTTTGACCGGCGTTTTATCAAAGCCGTTGGTAATACCCCGGTAGAATATCTGCAGCGCGTCAAAATTGAAGTGGCAAAAAGTACGCTGGAGAAAGGAAGAAAAAGTATTTTTGAAGTTATGCATGAAGTGGGTTATTCGGATGATAAGGCGTTCCGAGAGGTGTTTAAGAAAATTACCGGCTTATCCCCGCTTGATTATCGTGCCAGGTTCAATAAGGAAGTTGTGCTTGTCTGA
- a CDS encoding pyridoxal-phosphate dependent enzyme produces MNHQVISKEEIALAHERIRRFIHRTPVLRSSFLDNLTGAELFFKPENFQKIGAFKARGGLNALLSLSTEELLHGVTTHSSGNHAQAIAFAAAMVGAKAYIVMPENSPKVKIKAVEGYGAEITFCINSQEERERAVQEIILRTGAAFVHPFNNYHVIAGQATASKELFEDVGKSLDVVIAPVGGGGLLAGTALGAHYFSPETSVYAGEPEGAADAILSFKSGNIEKAPYVKTIADGLLTTLGDKTFPVIRAHVTDILAVSDEEITQAMRYLWERMKIVVEPSGAVSLAAVLKNSALFSGKRVGIILSGGNVDLGNLPF; encoded by the coding sequence ATGAATCATCAGGTTATTTCCAAAGAAGAGATTGCGTTGGCGCATGAGCGTATCAGGCGATTTATTCACCGTACACCGGTGCTGCGGTCCTCGTTTCTGGATAATCTTACAGGTGCCGAATTATTTTTCAAGCCGGAAAATTTTCAGAAAATCGGGGCTTTCAAAGCTCGGGGCGGACTCAATGCATTGTTGTCTCTTTCGACAGAGGAACTGTTACATGGCGTTACTACGCATTCTTCGGGAAACCACGCGCAGGCCATTGCTTTTGCCGCCGCCATGGTAGGTGCCAAAGCATATATTGTAATGCCTGAAAATTCGCCAAAGGTCAAAATAAAAGCAGTGGAGGGATATGGTGCCGAAATTACATTCTGTATCAATTCGCAGGAGGAGAGAGAGCGTGCTGTACAGGAAATCATTCTGCGAACGGGCGCGGCTTTTGTACATCCCTTCAACAATTACCATGTAATAGCAGGCCAGGCTACGGCTTCCAAAGAGTTGTTCGAGGATGTAGGAAAGAGCCTCGATGTTGTGATCGCTCCGGTAGGGGGAGGGGGCCTGCTGGCCGGAACCGCATTGGGAGCGCATTATTTTTCACCCGAGACCAGTGTATATGCAGGTGAGCCGGAAGGCGCCGCGGATGCGATATTGTCTTTTAAGAGTGGTAATATTGAAAAGGCTCCGTATGTAAAAACAATAGCTGACGGGCTGCTGACCACCCTGGGGGACAAAACTTTTCCGGTAATCCGTGCGCATGTGACGGATATATTGGCAGTCTCGGATGAGGAGATAACCCAAGCCATGCGGTACCTGTGGGAAAGGATGAAAATTGTAGTGGAGCCCTCTGGTGCGGTTTCTCTTGCGGCCGTGCTTAAAAACAGTGCTTTATTCTCAGGGAAACGGGTAGGGATTATCCTGAGCGGAGGAAACGTTGATCTTGGTAATTTGCCATTTTAG
- a CDS encoding PD-(D/E)XK nuclease family protein, translating into MQTFLNRVAKHIYQHHPQTLGRIGIIVPTRRAAYFLLQELANTTAEPVLSPDIMAVDDFVEGVSALQVEDPVHLLLELYETFRDIDPDLAFDRFMGWASVLLSDLDKTDQYMVDTARLFDYLSEAKALERWQESMPPGKKIENYEGTKQYFSLFENLHLLYEQFRARLLAKGKAYRGMAYRQVAEHPDQIIFDKKHYEKIYFAGFNAFTEAEKRIVQSLVKEGKAEVLWDTDQYYMSVNKGVEAGKSLREYQRSGLFGNWNWTSDDLLSSSKKVTVYGVPNATLQTKVAGQLYKEMLQADGPDTPVPTAIVLADENLLLPMLYSLDESITDLNVTMGLSMRNSLLYTLIDSIFDLQQHVVEFRNKQGNVIRIPKFSHKSIDKILNHPFIRHYEHVILRPLTDEQTIIQKTLTTITTQNKVFLSEHELLEMGENHPLFKILFTRWQRNNTPQVLATFYGLIDLLREVYKDYKNALETEYLYLFYTLLKQFEQTMEDRPDVITFKTLRTFMFELIRQTRIPFSGEPISNLQVLGMLETRALDFERVIILSLNEGVLPTAKRQHSLIPFDAAQSVGLPTHQHQEAVMSYHFYRLLQRASEVHILYTNTNDAPGGGEKSRFVQQVEYELSQYNPKLVVENKNVVFESTSAVQSDEEIYKDDGVLQEIRKYLSGKGLYPTHLNELIRCSMQFYLKHIVGVQEKEDVEEELGMDKIGTWIHASLERLDIEYFTKGTDPTEEEIIHILREEFETRFQGYVTDQGLNRIYYQIGEQQILIFLRHQMQQKPRRKILATEQPLRARLELILQGSFTEVWLGGKIDRIELSEDQTLLVMDYKTGSVEVTGKQKLNDPDFQREVLKTVGDPKMGYVRQLWLYEYLVYRKMLDENGLRLSGHIYDFENYRILSGFYSFRDPKNLIVNPLELAGAENTVAFLGQSEQILTDILDDLLDPEIPFRKTNDVKTCTYCDFTGICGR; encoded by the coding sequence ATGCAGACATTTCTTAACCGGGTTGCGAAACACATTTACCAACATCATCCGCAAACCCTGGGCAGGATAGGTATTATAGTCCCCACCAGGCGGGCAGCCTATTTTCTGCTACAGGAACTTGCCAATACCACTGCAGAACCTGTTCTGAGCCCGGATATTATGGCTGTTGATGATTTTGTGGAGGGTGTATCGGCACTGCAGGTCGAAGATCCCGTGCATCTGCTCCTTGAGCTCTACGAAACATTCAGGGATATTGATCCTGATCTTGCTTTTGACCGTTTCATGGGCTGGGCATCGGTACTGCTGAGTGACCTGGACAAAACCGACCAGTATATGGTTGATACAGCCCGTCTGTTCGATTACTTGTCCGAAGCCAAAGCCCTGGAAAGATGGCAGGAAAGTATGCCTCCCGGAAAAAAAATTGAAAATTATGAAGGTACCAAACAGTACTTTTCGCTTTTTGAGAACCTGCACCTGCTTTATGAACAATTCAGAGCCAGGCTTTTGGCCAAAGGCAAGGCATACAGGGGCATGGCTTACCGCCAGGTAGCCGAGCATCCGGATCAGATCATTTTTGATAAAAAGCATTACGAAAAAATATATTTTGCAGGTTTTAACGCTTTCACGGAGGCCGAAAAGCGAATCGTACAGTCGTTGGTGAAAGAAGGCAAGGCGGAGGTACTATGGGACACCGACCAATATTATATGTCGGTAAACAAAGGTGTTGAGGCCGGAAAAAGCTTACGGGAATACCAGCGCTCGGGATTGTTTGGAAACTGGAACTGGACCTCCGACGACCTGCTTTCATCTTCTAAAAAAGTGACTGTTTACGGCGTCCCCAACGCCACGCTCCAGACCAAGGTAGCCGGCCAGCTCTATAAGGAAATGCTTCAGGCGGATGGACCAGACACCCCCGTGCCTACCGCCATTGTACTTGCAGACGAGAATCTGCTGCTCCCCATGCTGTATTCACTGGACGAATCCATTACAGACCTGAATGTTACCATGGGCCTTTCCATGCGCAACTCACTGCTGTATACACTGATAGACAGCATTTTCGACTTACAGCAGCATGTAGTTGAGTTCAGGAACAAACAGGGAAATGTGATCAGGATACCAAAATTCAGCCACAAATCCATTGACAAAATCCTGAATCATCCGTTCATCCGGCACTATGAACATGTGATCTTACGCCCCCTGACGGACGAGCAGACGATCATCCAGAAAACGCTGACGACCATTACCACACAGAATAAGGTATTTCTCAGTGAGCACGAATTGCTTGAGATGGGAGAAAACCATCCACTATTCAAAATCCTGTTTACCCGCTGGCAGCGCAACAATACGCCCCAGGTACTTGCAACTTTTTACGGGCTCATCGATCTGCTGCGGGAGGTATACAAGGACTACAAAAATGCCCTTGAAACGGAATATCTGTATCTGTTCTACACGTTGCTCAAACAATTTGAGCAAACAATGGAAGACAGGCCCGATGTGATTACTTTCAAAACGTTACGTACGTTCATGTTCGAGCTCATCCGCCAGACCAGGATACCTTTTAGCGGAGAGCCCATCAGTAATCTGCAGGTCTTGGGTATGCTGGAAACCCGGGCGCTTGATTTCGAGCGTGTTATCATTTTATCACTCAATGAAGGTGTTCTGCCCACTGCAAAGCGCCAGCATTCACTGATACCTTTTGATGCGGCACAGTCGGTGGGTTTGCCCACGCACCAGCACCAGGAAGCGGTAATGTCCTACCATTTTTACAGGCTCCTCCAGCGAGCATCGGAGGTTCATATCCTTTACACCAATACCAACGATGCACCGGGAGGAGGCGAAAAAAGCAGGTTTGTTCAGCAGGTTGAATATGAACTTTCGCAATACAATCCCAAACTGGTGGTAGAAAATAAAAACGTTGTGTTCGAAAGTACCTCCGCAGTCCAGTCCGATGAAGAAATTTACAAGGATGACGGCGTTCTGCAGGAGATCAGGAAGTACCTGAGCGGCAAAGGATTGTATCCGACGCATCTCAATGAACTGATCAGGTGTTCCATGCAGTTTTACCTTAAGCATATCGTAGGCGTTCAGGAAAAAGAGGACGTCGAAGAAGAACTGGGTATGGACAAGATAGGAACCTGGATACATGCTTCGCTGGAACGACTTGATATTGAATATTTTACAAAAGGAACAGATCCTACTGAAGAAGAAATTATCCATATACTTCGCGAGGAATTCGAGACGAGGTTCCAGGGATATGTCACAGACCAGGGTTTGAACAGAATTTACTATCAGATTGGCGAGCAGCAGATCCTGATCTTCCTCAGACATCAGATGCAACAAAAGCCCCGCCGAAAGATACTGGCAACCGAGCAACCGCTCAGGGCCAGGCTCGAACTAATACTGCAGGGTAGTTTTACCGAGGTATGGCTTGGTGGAAAGATTGACCGGATAGAACTTTCGGAAGACCAGACTTTGCTGGTTATGGATTACAAAACCGGAAGTGTAGAAGTAACCGGAAAACAAAAACTCAATGATCCTGACTTCCAGCGCGAGGTTTTAAAAACCGTTGGTGACCCTAAAATGGGTTATGTACGTCAGTTGTGGCTGTATGAATATCTGGTATATCGTAAGATGCTGGATGAAAATGGATTACGGCTTAGCGGCCACATCTACGACTTCGAAAACTATCGTATTTTGTCAGGTTTTTACTCCTTCCGGGATCCGAAAAATCTGATTGTCAACCCATTGGAACTTGCAGGAGCAGAGAATACTGTTGCGTTTCTGGGACAATCTGAACAAATTCTTACCGATATCCTGGACGACCTGCTGGACCCTGAAATACCTTTCAGGAAGACAAATGATGTAAAAACATGTACTTACTGCGACTTTACAGGAATTTGTGGCAGATAG
- a CDS encoding RNA polymerase sigma factor, which translates to MNKSLFSEKELLRQLAADNTAAFKILFDQNYPSLVRVMMRYSKDQDEIQLWMKDIYIQLWKSREFFKSERVENFRAYSIMVARNYAVKMSLKSRKLGWGEGNAAKDSESFTAVQQIRYYKAVQETSVQQASLPIHLAGKITADLFTSLKAFESQFVRIISLLRQERVVFRR; encoded by the coding sequence ATGAATAAATCATTATTTTCTGAAAAGGAGCTGCTCAGGCAACTTGCTGCTGACAATACTGCTGCGTTCAAAATACTATTTGATCAGAACTACCCCTCTCTGGTCAGGGTAATGATGCGTTATTCCAAGGATCAGGATGAAATTCAGCTTTGGATGAAAGATATATATATACAATTGTGGAAGTCCAGAGAGTTTTTTAAGTCCGAACGAGTTGAAAACTTTCGGGCCTATTCGATTATGGTGGCCCGGAACTATGCTGTAAAGATGTCTTTGAAATCGAGAAAACTTGGTTGGGGAGAGGGTAACGCTGCAAAGGATAGCGAATCATTCACTGCTGTTCAGCAAATCAGGTATTATAAAGCTGTGCAGGAAACAAGTGTTCAACAGGCCTCATTGCCCATTCATCTGGCAGGCAAAATCACTGCCGACCTCTTTACTTCTCTAAAAGCTTTTGAATCACAATTTGTCCGCATCATCTCCTTGCTGAGACAAGAACGGGTGGTTTTTAGAAGATAA
- the miaE gene encoding tRNA-(ms[2]io[6]A)-hydroxylase, with the protein MSLTTLGLELPTDPRWVNIAAMKIGDILIDHAYCEQKAASSCISLIVHYPEKAKLVEVLTPIVSEEWGHFQRVLKELRKRNIPLGRQRKDEYVGRLLKLVRNKGDYEEALLDRLLLCALIEARSCERFKLLSESLDDDALTKFYRELMISEAGHYRTFIELAEEYIPVDIVRKRWKELLASEAEIMKELEPRADRMH; encoded by the coding sequence ATGTCACTTACCACACTTGGGTTAGAATTACCAACCGATCCCAGATGGGTGAATATTGCAGCCATGAAAATCGGGGATATCCTCATCGACCATGCCTACTGTGAGCAAAAGGCGGCATCCTCCTGCATTTCGCTGATTGTACATTATCCCGAAAAGGCAAAACTGGTGGAAGTACTTACGCCCATTGTGAGTGAAGAATGGGGACATTTTCAACGGGTATTAAAAGAACTCCGTAAGCGGAACATTCCGCTGGGCCGCCAACGGAAAGATGAATATGTGGGCCGCCTGCTCAAATTAGTAAGAAATAAAGGCGATTACGAAGAAGCATTACTGGACAGGTTATTGCTTTGCGCCCTGATTGAAGCCCGGAGTTGTGAGCGGTTTAAATTGCTGTCTGAGTCTCTGGACGATGATGCATTAACCAAATTCTATCGGGAACTGATGATATCAGAAGCAGGCCATTACCGTACTTTTATCGAACTTGCTGAGGAATACATTCCGGTGGACATCGTAAGAAAACGCTGGAAGGAATTGTTGGCTAGCGAGGCTGAAATTATGAAAGAACTCGAACCACGGGCAGACAGGATGCACTAA
- the lpxK gene encoding tetraacyldisaccharide 4'-kinase, giving the protein MRQPNWIKFILTPFSWLYGSITGIRNTFYDLGILSSTKPHQFTISIGNLTVGGTGKTPMVEYFVKYLLPQASVAILSRGYGRKTKGFVLATDQSDAAQIGDEPLQYDQKFGQKIVVAVCEQRAEGAEKLNTAFPGRNILLLDDAYQHRAIGRDLNILLNDYSRPFYLDLPFPAGRLRETRRGARRADGIIVTKCPENISVEEREKIFTAVKRFSRPEVPVFFAGISYGPVVFHANGSATLKNVKIVTGIANPEPFIRHVSRHFNVIDKIIYPDHHNYTATHLTALIQNLKSDTFVVTTEKDMVKLKPLAQAAGVSDRFAYVPIEVDFGDDKEKFSSWISDNLPQTGQSVR; this is encoded by the coding sequence ATGAGACAACCTAATTGGATAAAATTCATATTAACGCCTTTTTCCTGGCTCTACGGATCAATCACCGGCATTCGTAACACCTTTTATGATCTGGGAATATTGTCCTCCACCAAACCTCATCAGTTTACTATATCTATAGGAAACCTTACTGTTGGAGGTACCGGTAAAACACCCATGGTGGAATATTTTGTAAAATACCTGCTGCCGCAAGCTTCTGTGGCAATCCTGAGCAGGGGCTACGGACGAAAAACAAAGGGCTTTGTACTGGCAACGGACCAGTCCGATGCTGCGCAAATAGGCGATGAGCCACTTCAGTATGATCAGAAATTTGGACAGAAAATTGTAGTTGCCGTTTGTGAACAAAGGGCAGAAGGTGCTGAAAAATTAAATACGGCATTTCCCGGGCGAAACATTTTGCTGCTGGATGACGCCTACCAGCACAGAGCCATTGGCAGGGATCTCAATATTCTACTCAATGATTACAGTCGCCCGTTTTACCTGGATCTTCCGTTTCCTGCGGGGCGCCTCAGGGAAACCCGGAGAGGGGCGCGGCGGGCTGATGGGATTATCGTCACCAAATGCCCGGAAAATATTTCTGTGGAAGAAAGGGAGAAAATCTTTACCGCCGTCAAACGCTTCAGCCGACCGGAAGTACCGGTTTTCTTTGCAGGCATCAGTTACGGTCCGGTAGTTTTCCACGCCAACGGCTCGGCAACGTTAAAGAATGTTAAAATAGTAACCGGCATCGCCAATCCGGAGCCCTTTATCCGCCATGTAAGTCGTCATTTTAACGTTATAGACAAAATAATTTACCCCGACCACCACAATTATACAGCTACGCACCTGACGGCCCTTATTCAAAACCTAAAAAGCGATACTTTTGTGGTCACAACGGAAAAGGATATGGTAAAGTTAAAACCCCTGGCCCAGGCTGCGGGGGTATCGGATCGGTTTGCTTATGTCCCCATTGAAGTGGATTTTGGAGATGACAAGGAGAAATTCAGCAGTTGGATTTCAGATAACCTTCCGCAAACCGGTCAGTCGGTCCGTTGA